The Triticum urartu cultivar G1812 chromosome 5, Tu2.1, whole genome shotgun sequence genome contains the following window.
TGATCATTAAGTGCACCGTATGATGGGTTCCTGGAATCACCCCACCGTCCATGTGGGTATTGATCCCAACCAGTGGTCCTTGAAATGTAACTCTTTGGTCTGTTGGCCCTGCTCAATTATATCATAGACAAGACTGAATGAGTATATGTGTAGTATTAATACTCAATCAGCTTTCACAAAGAAAAATTCAGAAAAAAATACCAGAATATAGGGCGAACATCCTCTTTGACACGGAAAACATTAGTTGGTGGCCTCCAAGGTAATGTTCTTGAAAGCTTGGACTCCTCTATTAAGCCAAGATTCTGGGAAAAAAATTTAACCGTTAGAAACTTGTCAGAAAAAAAACAATTAAATCGAGCAAGACAAGGAAATCACCATCAGAATTGCTAAAGCAGTCTTCTCCATGTTTAGTGTGTACAGGTGCAAAGTCTTGATCCCACTAGCCAAAATTTTCTTGCACATCTCAGTACCAAGGTGGATTCCATATGCTTTCACAGCCTCCTCATTGTCTTTAATAGGATCCAAGGCAGCAGTAATCTCAGCTGGAATCTGTTTTTACATTTGAAGTGGCATTCTGTTAGTACCACAATCCGAAATTCAGTaaatgaataaaaataaaattctATATATTTTATATGTTCGATGTTTGTTGGATTATCTCCAGAAAAAAGGTGTATCAGAAGCAATCCACACCTTCAGGTGCTCCCATGAACCCCAGTTCAAAATACGGTGCAAATGGCCATGGAAAATTCCAAAGAAACAAGAGCAAGGGTGCTATATTGATACACAGTCAATATAGCACAAAAGGGAGATAATGAAGGTACTATTACCTAAAACATGTCTTTTTTTCGGCCCTGTAATTTTATATAATGACCAAATAAACCAATTTGCCTTGTGTTTTGGGGAAAGATGTGAATCCAAAGGGGGGACAGACCAGATACACTTTCATCCATGTCATTACTTGTGATGGAGCTACAGCAACACACCGTACCTTAGTTTTGCAGAATCCAGTCATGCGCACAAATCCTTTGTAGTTATTTATTGGCATTATGCCAGGAACGATAGGGCAGGTTATACCAATCTGACGGCAGTCGTTCACAAACTTGAGAAAGATATCGGTATCATAGAAAAGCTGGGTGACTATAACGTCAGCACCAGCATCAACCTGCAGAGAAATGTAGATTGAGAATGAAGCTGACAAAGAGCAATTTTATGCTCAACAAGTACATAGGGTATGCAACAGGTTACATCATTAGGACATGGCCTTGCATAGAATCTTGTCCAGGCATCGATCAAGAGAGTTAGCAACCATACAGTTTTCATTTTCAACTACAAGAACCAACAAGATTGATGAGAACCTTTCTCTTCAAGTAAGCAAGATCTTTGCTATATGCTTCCTCCGTAGCACCTTCCTCGCCTAGTATTACCTCAGGGTGTGCCTCTGACATTTGAAAAACAGAAATAACAATTATAATTTGTAACATTGAAACCGTCCACCGACTGTAGAGAGAAGCTAAGTGTTGCTAACCTGGATAGCCAGCGACAGTTATGCCAAAGTAATCACCATACTTGGCTTTAATGTGCTCCACCTGCAATTGGAAAACAGAAGGCATCAGGACTAACATCTGAAATCCTAGATATCACAAGCAACAGCAATCAGCTTGCCATCATGTCCATGCCTCTCCAATGTAATAAGACTTAATTACATTCCATCTGTTGGAAGAAGAGGTGCTTACCAGATCTAGAGCACAAGAAAATCCACCAGCAACTTGAACAAATTTGTCCTGGCCATGTGGAGGATCTCCTCGAAGTGCCAGAACATTTTGAATCCCATTGGACTTGATGGTATCCAAAGCATTATCGATCTTCTCCACTGGCATGTTGGTGCATGTCAAGTGCATCATCGTTTCCACACATAcctgcaaaataataacattgaAATGTTAAAAGTCACCGACAATATTTATGGCAGCAATGCAAAGAATCATTGGAAATTTAAAAGAAGCTTCGGAAATTAATTTGAAATTATCCAGAGCAACATATTGGCATGACAGAATGTTCGTAGTAAACTTTAATACTATCAAATGAGTGTCTTCTTCCAAACTTGTTTAAAAACAACGGTCACTACTTGTTTAAAAACAACATGTTGGCACATTTCTCTGTCCCCAGATACACCCAACATTGAGCACATGACATAAGAAATTCAGACCACGATGCCATGAAACCCAGACAGGAAATCCTATCAAGACTCATCCCAGAAAAACTCAGAAAGCAAGTAAGCAACAAGCCCCTTACTGAGAGTGTTGACCGAGTCAGAATGGATGAACTCAGTGAGTCAATGTGGCCCGGCTCATCAAAATTACTAATCTCAATAAAACCCCTACCGTTCCATAGCTTAAATGTGCGTTGAACTAAGCATTATACAagcataaaaaataataatatacCATGTGTATAACACTCCCCTGCTCACGTTGAGGCATAAGTTAGCAATAATTGTCTCTTAAACTCAGAAAGCAAGTAAGCAATAATTCTCTCTTAAACATAATCAGTAACTAGACGACATGGAAGCAGATGAACTCCTACTTGGCACCAGTTCCATTTCATCCTAAATCAGCTGTTAGCACCAAATGCGTCCGTTAACTTTGAACTTGGAGTAAAAGCAATCTAAACTAATTACTAACCCGTCGAACTCTATGGAGACGAAGCGACAATTCGCGGAATTAAGCAAATCCGGTCATCCCAAAACCGAACATGCTTCCCAGCACCCCCTTCACGAATTACAGAGCGTCGCATTGCGCCTAAATCCGAGCCGGATCAAACCAGCCAAGCAAACGAATCGAACCCGGCACTCTCGCGGGCGGAAGGCGCGCCGAAACAGAGCAGAGCAGAGCGGATCAGATCAGATCGCGCGCGGGCGGGCGCAGCAGGCGGCAGTTGACGGGGCGAGGGAGACGTGCGTACCATGTTCTGCATGCGGTTGGCGATGTCGAGGGTGACGTCGGCGGTGGATCCGCCGGCGCCCCAGGTGATGTCGCAGAAGTTGGGGCCGTGCGCCACCATGCGGTCCATCCGCTCGAAGAGGTTCTCCACGCCCTCCTCCGTCTTGGGCGGGAAGTACTCGAAGGAGAAGACGGTCCGGCCATTCGCCGCCGCCTCCTGGATCTTCTCGATCACCttcatcttcctcttcctcttcctctagAACCTTCTCCCCCACTGCTCTGGCTCTGCTAATGGCGTCgcggcgggcgggcgggcgggtGGACGAGGGGTAGCGGCTGGTGGCGAGTGGGTTTATAGGAGATCTGACTCCACCAACCACTCCCGCTGGATGGGCGCGGCGCACCAGTGTGGCCCGCCCGCTGCCCGGTGGGGCCCGGTTGTATGCGCGAAGGTGGTTAGGTGTGGCGCTTGTGGGACGGGTGCAGGGATGTTGTGGTGGGGCGGGTGCACGGTCCCCCGGCGTCGCTGTCCTGCACCTACCCAAATGTGTGGGCAGGACACTGACCACTGCCAAGCCGGGTTTAGAAATCTGCCCCGCCGTCACTAGCATGTGGGTCCGCGACTTAATGGGTTTGGAGTGGTAGGCAGCGAAATGTCTACCTACGATTGATTCTCGTGGGATTCTTCCACGAGCGCTGTGGACTTCCGCTGATTTGGCGATCCGGTGACACATGTAAAAAGGAAAATTGAGTGGAGCTTGCCATATGTGATTGAATTGCCACTGAATTTTGGGGGTGTTTCCATGTACGTAAAAAGTTTCGACATTATCGGAGCACCAGAAGTCGTGCAACACGTGGCCATAATAATCCAAGAGAAAAACAAAGACGACGATAGCTGCCACACGTGTGGTATATTCGACATGCCGCCCACACACCGTGTGTGGTGTGAGCAGAAGACAGCCCACACGGGCTGTGTGTGGACGGACATTAGAATTGCCCACACATGTGGGTGCGGTTATTTCATGCCACATGCCCAACAAATACTACGCATCTCCACCCTGCGCGTGTGGCACGAAGCAAAAATGCCCACACGTCCTGGCGCAGCTACGTTAGGTACCTGCGGGATGACGATTTAGTTGCCATCTTGGTTGGCAGATGTAGTTATCCGGAATGACAAGTGTAGTTGTAAAAGCATGGCAGCTCTATCTGTTTTGGTTAACTATAATTGCCATGTCTAATTTATGGTAGTTTTTTTTGCGGGGTCTAATTTATGGTAGTTGCCGTGTGTAATTAAACCGTAGTTGCCGTGTGTgattaactacttgccacatatGGTCAAACAGTAGTTGCCATATGTATTTACctagttgccatgtgtgtttacctAGTTGCCACGTATGGTCCAATCATAGTTGTCATGTATGTCTAATCATAGATGCCATGTGTGTTTATCTGGTTGCCACGTACGCGCAACTGCACTTGCCCTCTAGCAAAGAATCACAGTTGTCATGTCTGTTTACCTAGTTGCCACGTTCGCGTAACTGTAGTTGTCATCCACAACGTAGGAGTATCGTGTGGGCGAAAAACAGTTCGCCCACACGCGCATGGACTAGATGGTGGTTGTGTGGGCAGAAACTAGTTCGCCCACACAGCGCAGCTGGCAAACAGCATGGTGCGAGCGTGTGGACAAACTCTCCAACACCCACACAGCAAGCCCGTCCTATGTGACATGCAAATTCTGCCTCAATGTATCAAGATTCATGTAAATTGCACTGGACGATGATCTACGTGTGTGGGCGAGTTACAAAACTACTACACGTATGGACGTTAGTGTTTTCGAAAAAAAAAAAGATGAGGACAAGAGCACTCCTGCCGACTCGCCCAACTCCACAAAAATGGAATGGGGTGGCGCCATCGTGACAACAATCTCGATTCGCCTCTTCTTGTCATCTTCTCCCCTGGAGATGGAGATTCAAAACAATGTATAGCAATTCAAAAGGAGAATTGAGTGGAACCTGCCATATGTATGTAATTGAATTGCCACTGATTTTTGCGAGTGTTTCCATGTACTACGTAAAAGCTTTGATATTACCGGAGCATCAGAGATCGTGTAACACGTGGACACAATTAATCGAGAGAAAAACAAAGGAAAAAAATAGAGATGTGAGGACAGGGCCACTCCTGCCGACTCGTCCAGCTCAGCTACAATGGAATGGGTGGCGCCATCGTGACAACAATCTCAGTTTTGCAAGAAAGCTACTCCCTCCTATAAGATCGCTTTGCAACCTCGATCTTATATTATGAGACCGACGAGTACGTCTGAATTAAACTCAAATTCTCATTGTAGCAAAGCCAAAACACAGGGAAGTATAACAAATTTTAGCACATTGATCTTGGCATGTTTGATGCCATTTGCTTTCTTGGTCCGAACTCCCCCCGCCCCCCACTTTTCATTCATAGAGCTCGAGGTGTAATGAGTGGCGTGTATCGAGGGATGCCACTAGAGGCCTTCGCGATGTAGGTTTAGAatggcatatctctactgttaaAATGAGTTTGTTGGCTTGGCTTCTACTCTTCGCATTGATACATGCCCTCTTCCAtcgttttttttttcaaaacaaGTAGTAATCATCATTAAAAAATATTAAACCAACGCCGCACCTCCTCATTTCTTGAGATAGAAATCCCTTGTAAGCGATCAACAAAAACCAAAAAAATCATTAATAACAAGAAATCTCTTTGAAGCAAACAACAAAATCAACTCACGTAGTTGTATGTACACGATCACAATCTTAATGGCATCGCATATTTCCTTACCCTTACCTATGCCTTCGCTCCTCGCAGCATATATCAATCCCAACCCAATCAAAAAAATTCTACGAATGAAGCAATAGAATAAATTTATGTTGTTGCAACGCATGGCTATTTAACTAGTATCTATTATTAAAGGGGAATTTGTTCATTTTTCTTTCATCGTTTCCGCCCCTTCCTATCAATACATGCTCCCTTGCATCCTTTTTTAGAACCACGCGTTAATCCTCATTATAATTTTTCAAACCGACCCCACCTTCTCATTTCTGGAAAAAGAAATCCCTTATAATTCAATCAACAAAAATCAAATAAATCGTCAGTAGTAAGAACCCCTTTCAAGGAAACAACAAAACCAACTCACATAGTTGTACATACACAATCTCAATCGCATCATATCGTTTCTTACCTTTGCCTATGAATTCCCTCCCCACGGCATATCCCAATCtcaaactcgtctaaaattcctATGCTCAAACACTACAAATAAAGTTGCCCCCATTGCAACTCACCGGTATCTAGCTAGTGGTAATAATAGGCCATCATAGGCAAGCAGGCAAAAGTCATTTCATCGTCACTCCTACCATCGTCACCTCttattattgaaagtgggagacATACTGCATTGGTGACACTAGCCTGGTGATTCCCATTCAATAATTTTGATAGTGTTCTCAAGAAATAAAGTTTGATGTTATCAAAGCATACAAAAATTGGATTTAGTAATATGTGGACACAATACGAtgggaaaaagaaaaagaaaaagacatGGACGTAATGGGTAAATCGTTATCGAACAAAGTAATTGACAAATGGACTGCCCTACAAGAAATGTTTCTCAATGGAATTATATAATTCTGAATTTGTGTGTATGAAAATATTCTGACATAAATGGAAGGGTGGCACTATAATGACAACAATCTTGATTCTTTTCTTCTTGTCATGTTTTTCCTAGAGATTGAGAAAAATGTATAAGAATATAGAGCGAACCAATAAAAGTTGTTTCATAACTAAAAACAAAGGGAGCACGTGAGATTTGTGTTCCTCGCCTCTAGGAGTGGAAACGGATTGGATAATGCTCTTCTCACTTCTTATATATTTTC
Protein-coding sequences here:
- the LOC125511119 gene encoding probable methylenetetrahydrofolate reductase; translated protein: MKVIEKIQEAAANGRTVFSFEYFPPKTEEGVENLFERMDRMVAHGPNFCDITWGAGGSTADVTLDIANRMQNMVCVETMMHLTCTNMPVEKIDNALDTIKSNGIQNVLALRGDPPHGQDKFVQVAGGFSCALDLVEHIKAKYGDYFGITVAGYPEAHPEVILGEEGATEEAYSKDLAYLKRKVDAGADVIVTQLFYDTDIFLKFVNDCRQIGITCPIVPGIMPINNYKGFVRMTGFCKTKIPAEITAALDPIKDNEEAVKAYGIHLGTEMCKKILASGIKTLHLYTLNMEKTALAILMNLGLIEESKLSRTLPWRPPTNVFRVKEDVRPIFWANRPKSYISRTTGWDQYPHGRWGDSRNPSYGALNDHQFTRPRGRGKKLQEEWAVPLKSVQDINERFVNFCEGKLKSSPWSELDGLQPETTIIDNQLVKINSKGFLTINSQPAVNAEKSESPSVGWGGPGGYVYQKAYVEFFCAKEKLGQLIEKSKAFPSLTYIAVNKEGESISNIPANAVNAVTWGVFPGKEIIQPTVVDSASFMVWKDEAFEIWSRGWACLFPEGDSSRELLEQIQKSYYLVSLVDNDYISGDLFAAFKEI